In Micromonospora nigra, the sequence TGGGCGAGCGAGGAGGTCCGCGCTGCGGAGCGCGCGGAGGCTGAGCGGGTCGCCGAGGAGATCGAGGCAACCGGCATGTTCGAGCACGTCGCCGAGGAGGGGCAGGTGCCGTTCTGGCAGCTGCGGAAGCCCGAGCCGGTCGCCGAGCAGGAGCCGGCCAGCACCGACCGGGCGTGGCCGAGGGTGACGGAGGTCGAGGCCGCGCACACCAACGCGATCCCGACGGCGCTGGAATGGCTGCGTGAGGAGCGCGCCGAGCGGAAGCGCGCGCGCCGCGAGGACGACATGGCGGACGGTCTGTGATGGGGCAGCCGGAGACGCAGGCGCGGCAGGAAGGCTCGGTGAGCACCGCGCTCGCGCAGGAGGTCGCCGCCGTGGAGGCGCAGCTGGCCCGGGCGGACGGCAAGGCCGCCCTACTGATCGGGTTGACGGGGGCCGCCGCCGTCGCGGCCCCGGGCGTCATCACCGGCGCCCACCTCTCCGCCGTCGCGGCGGTGCCCGGGTGGCTCGCCGCTGCGGCGATGGTCGGCGCGGCCGGTCTGCTGCTCGCTGGCGTCCGGCCGGCGCTCGGCGGTGGACACGGGTTCGTGCGGTACGCGCGGATGAGCCCGGCGCAGCTGCTCCAGGACGTCGACGCGTTGGCCGGCCCGGAGGAGTCGGCGCGGCGGCTGGCCGACCTATCGCGGATCGCCGTGGCGAAGTACGTGCGGATCCGGCTGGCCGTCGATCTGGCGCTGGTCGGGCTGGCGCTCGGCGTGGCCGCCACGATCGCGGGGTGGGCCGCCTGATGGGCAAGCCCCGATCCGATCGAGAGATCCTCGCCGCGTACGAGTGCCCGGCAGGCGGGCTCTGCGACTGCAAACACCCCGGCGGCCAGTACGCCTGCCCGAACTGCGGGTGCGACTGCCCGCTGCCCGACCCGGATGCGCCGACGACTGGCGACCCGGACGCCTGCCCCTGCTGCGGCAGCTCCAGCGCCGCGTAATCGAGGACGGACCGGCCAGGTCGTATCTGGCCGGTCCTCCACCAACCGTAGTGGAGGACCAGATGAGGAATGCGATCACGGGTAGGCGGTGGCGCCGGCCAGGGAGGGTGTGCCCGCCGTGGTGCGCTGGAGACCACCAGTGCACCGCGCAGCACGGCTACGCGTCCGGTGAGCACCGGTCGGACCCGATGGCGTGGCGGTTGGCGTACGGCCGCCTGGTGGCGACCCGCGTCGAGACCATCGACGGGCGGAGCCGGTTGGAGCTGACCGGTTCGATCCGCCTGCCGGTGGACGAGGTGGAGGCGCAGCGGTGGGCGTCGCAGCTTGCCGTACAGGTGGACCTGGCGATTCGGCGGATCGCCGTCGGGCCCGCGCCGAAGATGAGGGAGCAGGTGACGGGCAGGTGAGCACGGAGCCGATGACCGGTCGGGCACCGGTCGGACAGGACGCGGCGCGCGTCGACCAGGAGGTCGAGCAGCTGCCCAACGTCCCGACGACGCGGGCGGACCGGATCGCGTACGCGTTCTACGCCGCCGCCGTCACGGCGGCACTGGTCGGGCAGGTATGGGCGGCCGTCGACCACATCCCGTGGCCGGCCGAGTTCTGGGGATGGCTCCGCCCGATCGTGTCGGCACCCGGCGTGGCCGTGATCGAGCTGGGCGGCGTGGCCACCGCAATGCTCGCCGACGACCGCCGGCGCAAGGGTGAGAAGGCGTACGCCTACCGCACCATGTCGGCGTTGATCGCGGCCGTGGCAGTGGCCATCAACGTCTTCGGGCACCTCGATGTGCTGTACCTGGCCATCGGGTTCGGTGGGCTGTCCGCGTTCGCCTACGTGCTCTACCTGGCTCACTCGGCGGCGAGGATGCGCGACGCGCTGCGCGCCGCGGGGAAGCTGGCGAAGACGCCGCCCCGGTACGGGTGGCGGCAGTGGCGGCGGGAGCCGGAGGTGACCAGGCTCGCGCGGACGCTCGCGCAGTCGCACGGGTACGGCATCCAGCAGTCGTTGGCGGTCGCGCGGGAGCAGATCCGCACCCGGGACCGTCGACGCGCGATCGCCGCCACGGTGGAGCAGCTGATCCGGGAAGAGCACAAGAACCCGTTGCGGGCGAAGATCGCCGCCACGACGTACGACATGGACCGGTTGGCGGTGGAGATCGAGGCCCGGGCGGACTACGCCGGGTGGGCGGCGAAGATCGGATCGGCGTTGAGCCCCGGCGAGGAGCACGCCACCGTCGGGCAGGACGCCGCAGCGCCCGAGCGCCCGACTGTCGGGCAGCCGGACACCATCGGGCAGGACGTGACCGAGGGCCGGGCAGTGCCCGAGGTGCCCGAGGTCCGGACGCCCGACGTCCGGGCAGTGCCCGAGGTGCCCGAGCTGCGGACGCCCGACGTCCGGGCAGTGCCCGAACCTCGCCGGGCGATCGAGATGGGGCCGGTGCCCGAGCCGGCGCGGCCGGTGGTGCGCCACCGTCCGCCCGTCGACCAGGTGGCTCCGGACAGCGCGGCCCAGGAGCGGGCCGCCGCCCGGAAGCGGTACCGGGAGAGCGTGGAGGCGGGTAGGCCGCTGACCGGGGCGCAGCTGGCCCGGGAGTTCGGCAAGGGTGACCCGAAGTGGGGGCTGCGGCGGGTGCAGGAGGCCACCGCCGAGATTCAGGCCGAGCGGGATGCTGCTGGGCTGGACGACGAACTGCTGGCGATCGTCGCCAGCGAGCAGGGGGAACGGATCAAGTGAGCGAGCAGGGGCGTCCGGCGGAGCCGGAGTGGACGACGGAGCAGGTGCTGGCGTGGCTGGCCGAGCAGGGCCGGAAGATCAGCCGGGACACCTGGCACGGGTACGTGTCGCGGGGCCAGGCACCGAAGCCCGCCCGCCACGTGGGCCGGACGCCCGTATGGGACCCGGGCGCGGTCGAGAGGTGGCACGCCGCCGCACGGCGCACGCGAGCGTCCTGATCATCACCGCCAGCGGGCGGCTGCCGGGCCGAGCGCGGTCGGGCGGTCGCCCGCTGGCGCGTGCTGGCGAAGTTCGAGCGCGCCGCAGGACCGGGCCGGATCAAGACCGAACGCCCATCACTCTCCGCAGCGCAACCGATCATCACGCCATGCAAGATCAGCAATAGTCACCCAGTCGTCACAAAGATCAGAACCGCAACCCCAGCGACGCAAGATCAGCGTCGCAACGTCAACCCCGAAGTCAAAACCGCGCCACCATCAGCAGTTCCCAGCAGCAGCCAGCCCAACTACTCTTTTGTACACACCTAGGCATCACGATCCGAAGGTAAGATCAACAGCGGGCGCGAGCGCCGCTGCCAAGGGCAGGAGCCTCCGGTGACCATGACGATTTCGAGCGGTCACAGCGTCGAGTACCTCACCGGCGCTGTGGCTGGCGGACGCGAGAACTACTACACGGGAGCCGTCACCGACGGTGAACCGCCGGGCCGGTGGTCCGGTGCCGGGGCGGCTGCGCTCGGCCTGTCGGGCGAGGTCGACCCGCAGCTGATGGAAGCGGTCTACGCGCATTTCGTGGACCCGCGCGACGCCCGGGTCACCAACCCGGACGCGTGGGCGGTCGCGGAGAAGCTCGGCGCTGGCGCCCGGAAGTACGCGACGCCGGAGGAGCGCCTGGCGCAGATGCTCGCCGACGAGCCGGACGCCACTCCGGAGCGGGTGGCGCAGCTGCGATTGCAGGCGCAGAAGTCGACCCGCTCGGCGGTCGCGTTCCATGACGTGACGTTCTCCGTTCAGAAGAGCGTGACCGTGCTGCACACGTCGTTCGAGGCCCAGGAGGTCGCCGCGCATCGGGCAGGCGACGAGGAGGCCGCCGAGGCGTGGGCGGAACACCGTCGGGCAGTCGAAGAGGCGATGTGGGCGGGCAATCGGGCAGGGCTGGACTACCTCGCTGACGCCGCCGGGTACGCCCGAATCGGGCACCACGGCGGCGGTGCCGGGCAGTTCACCGACGCCCACGATTGGACGGTCGCGTCGTTCTTCCAGCACACCAGCCGGGACAACGATCCGCAGCTGCACATCCACAACGCCGTACTGAACCGGGTCCAGTGCGCCGACGGGAAGTGGCGGACGCTCGACTCCCGGGCGATGCACAAGCACCGCGGCGCGGCGGCCACCATCGCCGAACGGACCATGGAGGAGCACCTGACGCGCACGCTCGGCGTCCGGTTCGCCACCCGCCCGGACGGGAAGGCCCGCGAGGTCGTCGGCGTCGACCAGGCCGTAATGGACATGTTCAGCACCCGTCGACGGCAGATCACGAAGGCCACTCAACGGCTGGTCGCCGAGTTCCGGGAGAAGTACGGGCACGAGCCGAACGCGTTGCAGCTGGACCGGCTGCAACGGTCGGCGACGTTCGCCACCCGCAAGGCCAAGAGCCACGAGGGAGAGACCAACGAGGAACGGCTTGACCGGTGGGACGCGCAGCTGCGCGCCGAGGTCGCCGACGGGCTCGCAGGGGTCGCCCGGGACGTGCTCGGCCACGCGACCGGCACCGCGCCGGCGGACGCGTTCAGCCCGGTCGCAGTCATTCAGGAGGCCATGGCCGAGGTTCAGGCCACCAAGGCGGCATGGACCCGCGCCGACCTGATCCGGGCGATCGGTCGGGCACTGCCCGACAGCCTCGGAGGGCTCGACGCCGGGCAGGTGCGCCGGGTGGTCGAAACGCTGGCCGATGCGGCACTGGACGCGCCCGCACCCGAATCGGGCAAGCCCGACGGAGTGCCCGGCGGGGCGACCACCCGGCACGGCGCGGTGTCGGTGTCGTACGACGTCGACGCCCGAGTGCCGCAGGATCTCCGGCTGGACAACGGGGCGAGCGCGTACGTCCCGCCCGGTGCCCGACTGTTCGCCACCGTCGGGCACATCGCGGCGGAGCGGGCACTACGCGACTCCACGGTCACCCGGGGCCGGGCATCGGTGCCCGGTGCCCGAGCCCGACAGTGGCTCGCCCGGTGGGCGGAGGAGACCGGCGCCGGGCTCGGCGTCGACCAGGCCGCCGCAGTGGAGGGCGTGCTGACGTCCGGCGCGGCGGTGGAGGTGCTGATCGGTCCGGCCGGCACGGGGAAGTCGTTCACGGTCGGGGCGCTCGCCGCAGCGTGGACCGACCCGGACCTGTGGGCGGGGAAGCCGCGCCGGGTGGTCGGGTTGGCCGCCTCGCAGATCGCTACCGAGGTGCTCGCTGGCGAAGGGCTCGACGCCCGCAACATCACGCGCTGGCTCGGCGCGCAACGCCGCCTCGCCGACCCGCAGGCGCACGCCAGCGCCGAAGACGAGGGGTGGCGGCTGCACGCCGGCGACCTGGTGGTCGTGGACGAGGCCAGCATGACCGACACGGCCGCGGTGGAGGAGATCCGCCGGTACGTCGACGCCGCCGGCGGGAAGCTGCTCCTAACCGGCGACCATCGGCAGCTGGCCGCCGTCGGGGCCGGCGGTGGGCTGGACATGGTGACCGGTCGCGCCGCCACGTACGAGCTGGCGGAGGTGCGACGGTTCCGAGCCCAGTGGGAGCGAGCCGCGTCACTGCGGCTGCGGGAGGGCGACCCAGACGCGGTGCTCGAATACGAGCGGCACGGTCGGGTCCGTGACGGGGGCACCGTCGAGCAGGCCACCGACGCCGCTGCGCAAGCCTGGCTTGGTGACACCCTCCGGGGGAAGCATTCGCTACTGCTGGTCGACACCAACGAGCAGGCCGCGCAGGCGTCCGCCGCGCTGCGGGCGCAGCTGGTCGGGCTCGGCCTGGTCGAAGAGGACGGGGTGTGGCTCGACCGGCAGGGCACCCGCGCCGGGGTTGGCGATCTCATCCAGGCGCGGAAGATCGCGCGCCAGCTCGCCGGGTACGAGGGCAACCGCCGTGGGCCGATCAACCGGGAGTACGCGCGGGTGATGGAGACGCGCGCGGACGGCAGCATGGTTGTGCAGGTGGTGACGGGCCGCGTCGACGGGGTGGAGCAGTACGGCGACCGGCTGACGCTGCCGGCCAGCTACGTCCGTGACCATGTGACCCTCGGGTACGCGTCCACGGTGCACAGCGCGCAGGGCGTCACCGTCGACACCACCCATTCCGTGGTCACCTCGGGCACCTCGCACGCCGCTCTGTACGTCGACGCGACCCGGGGCCGCGAGGACAACACGATGTACGTGGTCACGGTCGCCGTCCCGGCCGACTCGCCGACCGGTGCCGCGCAGGACGCGGAGCGGGTGCGGCCGGCAGCGGTGCTCGCCGACATCGTGGAGGGCAGCGAGCCCGACCGGGCCGCGCTGGTTGAGGCGGAGGAGTCGGCCCGGGCCGCGCAGTCCATGAGGCTGATCGGGGCGCGACTGGCTGACGCTGGGGAGAAGCTTGCCAGCGCCCGGCACGCCGCCCTGTTCGATCGCCTGGCCGACGACGGGCTGCTGACCGCCGAGCAGCGGGAGGCCCTGGCCGGGGACGACGCCGCGCCGGCACTGTCTCGGCTGATCCACGCGGCGGAGGTTGCCGGCCACGACGTCGACCAGGAGGTGACCGCCACCCTGGCGGGTCGGCCGCTGGACGGCGCGCGGTCCGTCGCGCAGGTGCTCCACGCGCGGCTGAACGAGCAGTGGGCGGGGCAGCTCGCGCCGACGGGCGACACGTTCGCCGAGCGGGTGCCGGAGATCGGTGGGGAGTGGGGCCGGTACGTGGACCGGCTCGCCGAGCTGGCCGACGACCGCCGGCGGCAGCTGGGCGCGGAGACCGTCGAGCAGGCCCCGCAGTGGGCAGTCGAGACGCTCGGCCCGATCCCGGATGACGTGGTGGCTCGGCAGGAGTGGGAGCACCGCGCCGGGATCGTGGCGGCGCATCGGGAGCTGACCGACTGGACCGATGACGCGCAGCCGCTCGGCCCAGCCCCGAAGGCCGGCCTGGTCGAGCAGCGCGCCAGCTGGCACGCAGCGTGGCGGGCGCTCGGCCGCCCGGAAGCCGACCGGGAAGAGGCGGAGATGTCCGACGGGCAGCTGCGGGTGCGCGCCCGCGCGTACGCCCGGGAGGAGCAGTGGGCGCCGGCGTGGGTCGGGGACGAGCTGGCCGCGACGTCGGCCGCCGCCGCCCGGCACCGGCAGGAGGCTGCCGTGCTGGCCGCCCGCGCTGCCGCCGCCGGCGACCCGATGACGGCGGAGACGTTGGAGCGGGAGGCCGCCGAGCGGGCCGAGCTGGCGGAGACGCTCGCCGAGCAGCAACAGCGGCTCGAAGCGGCCGACGCGGCGCGCGGCGAGTGGTACGCGCACACCGCAGCGACCCGCGCAGCGGCCGAGCGCGCCCGGGCCGAGATGACCGCCCGGGGCGTCGACCTGGACGACCCGGACGACCTGGTGACCGCTGAGGAGTGGTTGGCGGCGCAGGCCGAGGCGCAGCGCGCGGAGGATCCGACCCGCGAGGTTCGAGAGGAGCACGACCTGGCCGACGAGCGGGCCGCCCGGGACGCCGACGACGCCGCGGCGTGGCCGTCGACCACCGCGCGGGACGCCGACACGCCGGAGCAGACCGCTCCCGAGCAGGAGCCGGCCGCCATCGAGCAGGTCGAGCCCGACCAGCCGATGCCGGACGGGGTGCCCTCGATGGCGGAGACTGCCGCCGCGGTGATGCGCGCGCAGGCCGCCCTTCACGAGATCCAGCAGCGCGACGAGCAGGAGCGCCAGCACCGGGCGGCGGAGGAGGCCCGCCGCGCCGAGCTGGCGCAATGGCGGGAGCAGGACACCGCGCGGGAGGCCGAGCAGGACCGAGGATACGACCGGTCGCGGTAGTGCCCGGATCAAGACTGAAGGCCCCCACGAATCCGTGGGGGCCTTCTCGCGTCGGGTGAGCTGCTCGGGGCCTACGACGCTGCCGGGTCTGCGGTGGCGATGCTCGGGTCACTGGCTGGCGGCACTGCGCCCGCCGGGTGCGGACGAACCATCCGCAGCGCTACCAGCGAGGCCAGCCCGCCGACCAGGAGGTCGAAAGGCAAGGTAAGCAGCGCGCCGAGCACCGTGGTCAGCCAGAACTCGACGGCCACCAGGCCGGGCAGCAGCGCGAACAGCAGCAGCAGGCCGCCGCTGACCGCCAGCGCCGTCCGGGGCACGGAGAACCGGTGGCGGTGCAGCTGCACCACGGCGTAGACCACGGCGGCGACCGCGAAGGCGTGCGAGGCCACCGCTCCGCCGTACGCCTGCGCCTCGGGCGCCCCGGCGTTCATATACAGCTCGGCCTGCGTGGTGACCACGAACCGGCCGTAGAAGAACGTCGGGACGGCGACGAACATCAGCGGGATTGCCGCTACCACGGCCACCGGCCCGACCTCGTCCACATCCGCAGTGACGCGGCGCATTCCGAGGGCAAGGCGGTTGAGCAGGGTCGAGGCGCGGGACTCGTGGGGCGGGTAGAGCGCATCCATGAGCATCAGGCTCCCACGCGGGGGTGACACTGCGCCACCGGCTGCCCACACAGCGCCGGACCCCTGCTCACCCGTCCCAGGTGATCCGGCCGCCGGCGACCGAAACGGTCCCGCTCACGCTGATGTCCACCGTGGTGGCGGTCGCTGTCCACGTTCTCGGTTCGATGACGTCGAGGGTGTACGAGTAGTCGGCGCGAGCCCGGCCCGGCGCGACCGTGTGGACGGTCACCGCCCCGTCGTCAGCCTGGCGCAGCTCTACCCGGGGGTACCCGAGTACGGTCCACCGTGCTCCCCGGGTGAAGGAGTACCGCGTTTCGGCCCGCATCGGGCAGTTGCTCAGCGGCCCGGTGCCGGTGTCCGGCTGGAGGGTCGGCTGAGCGGCGCAGGCGTCGACCCGCTCCCGGATCTGGCGCGTCACCACGTCGACCACCTCCGGCCGTACGGCCACGTTGACCGTGACGGCCTGGCGCTCGCCGGCGATGACCACGGTTGACGGTCGGGCCGCAACCAGCGGCGTTTCCACGGCCGCCAGGGTGTAGATGCCGGGCGGCGCCCACACCGCGCCGTCGCGGCGGTCGCCGGCCGTCGCCTCCCGAACGGTGGGCACCTCGCCCCCGGCGAGCCGGGCCGTGGCCACGGTGGCGCTCAGGACGTCGACCAGCGCACCGGGCGGGGTGACCACCCGCCAGGACCGGGAGAGGCCGCGGCCGTCGCGGATGAGCGTCACCGCCTGGTCGTGCGCCTGGCCGTCGACCCGGTACCGCACGCTGACCGTGGCCCGGTTGCGGTTCGGCCGCCGGGTGCTGTCGCCGGCCGCTGGGTCGCCGTAGGCCACGGTCAGGATCTCCACCTGGTCGGGAGGCTGGTAACCCGTCCGCAGCGCCGCAGGGTGGCACAGCGGCCCGCCGGCGCAGCCGGCCAGCTCGGCGAGCCGGCCGCCGTCGCGGTCCGCCAGCGCGGCGAACACCTCCCGTACCTGATCGTCTGGACCGTTGCCAGCCGCTACCAGGCTGGTAACGGCGTACCCCGCCAGCAGGATCACGCCGAGGCCGCCGGCGATGGCCAGCCGCAGCCGTCGACCGGGTGGCCACCACCGCCGCCGGCGAGCCGAGGGCGGCGGGTCGGTCACCACCTGGTCGCCGTTGGCGGGCGGCCGGGGAGCGGGGATCAGCGCCGCCGCCGGGGAGAGCTCGGCGCCGCAGGCCCTGCAGAAGCGGGCACCGGGCCGCGCCGGCGCGGAGCAGCGTGGGCAGCGCGGCGGCGCGTCGACCTCGGTCACGCGGGCACCTGGCCCGCCGGGGTGTAGCCGGCGCGTGCCCGGAACGGCTCCATGAGGCCCGCCGGCCGCGTCTCGACCATCAGCGGCGAATCACTGCGGTAGAACAGCCAGGCGTGCAGCGGAGGCGTGCGCTGGAGGGCGTCGACCGGCAGGACGGGCCGGTACAGGCTGCCGACCGCGTTCTGTCGGCCGCCGCCGTCGCGGTCGCCGAGGCGGCCCGGTTGCGTCGGGGAGCGGGTCGGGTCGACGCCACCGGCGTAGTAGGTCACCTGAGTTTCGCGGTACTCCCCCGCCCATCCGGAGATGTCCCGCAGGTCGGCCCCGTTGGACATCCCGCCGAAGATGACCTTTGCCGTGGTCGCGGTCAGGATCGATTGCTGGACGTCGGCACCGTACCGGGCGCGGAGCTGCGCGAGGCTCTGCGCGGCCCACAGGGTGACGATGCCCCGGCCGCCGCCCTCGGAGACGAGCGCGGGCAGCGACTCCAGGGGCGCGATGTTGGGCACCTCATCGAGTGCCAGGAGCAGCCGCGGATCGAGCCGGCCCAGCGGTGACGCCGCCGCCAGCTCTGCCGCGCGCTGCGCGATGGAGTCGACCAGGCCGACGATCATCGGCGCGGCCACCGCCTGGTAGTGCGAGGGGCCGACGACGAACAGGGTCGACCGGGTAGACAGGAAGCGGTCCACGTCGAAGGTCGGCCCGGTGGTCGAGGCGAGTACGCGCGGTTCCGCCGTGGCGTCGAGGGTGTTCCTGGCTACCGAGTAGAACGACCCGCGCTCGCGCTCGCCGAGCAGGTTCATCGCCTGCAAGTCGTCCGCCCAGCTCGCCGCCGCCGACTGCGACTCTTGGAGCAGGTCGACCGGCTCTCGAACGTCCTGCCTGGCCAGCCAGCGGCGGACGTCGACCATGCTGCGGCGGCCGTCGCCGGCGACGGCCGCCGCGTGGAACACCGCGCGCAGGATGGTCGCCGCGCCGGCCCGCCAGTGCTCGCCGTCGGTGATGCCCCGCCCGACTACGGCCACCATCGCGGAGGCCCGCCGGTACGCCACCGAGGGATCGGCGCAGCCGGCCAGCGGGGACCAGTGCAGCGACGTCACGCCGGGCTCGCTGCCGAACGGGTCGTACACGTAGACGTCCCCGCCGTGCTGCTCGGCGAGGTGGCGCCGCCAGTCGCCGGCCGCGCGGAGCAGGTCGCCCCGGGTCGAGGTGGCCACGACCGGCCCGTCCCAGGTCAACAGGGCCGGGATGATGAGGCCCGAGGATTTGCCGTAGCGGGGTGGGCCGACGATGCCCACGGAGTCCTCCGGGCTGGACCAGCACGGCCGGTGCCCGTCGCGCGGGTCCAGGCCGAGGTACACGGCCTGACGCGGTACCGGGTCGAACGCCGGCAGCGGCGCGAAGTCGGTCACGATCACCACCCCTTCCGGACCGTCGACCGGTCCGACCAGCCCGGCAGCGCCCGCGTCAGCGGGTGGTCCTCCCGCAGCGGCGCCGGATGCTCGCCGCGCTCCAGGCGTTCCAGTCGCAGTTCGTTCGGCGGATGGGTGGCCAGGACCGCCCGGTCCCAGCCGGACCGGTCTCCGTCGAAGCTGTGCCGCAGGTAGCTCAGGGCCGCCCGCAGGCCCGCGCCGTAGCCGGCCGCCGCCGCCACGGCGTCGGCCCGGTACTCGGCCTGTCGCCACAGCCGCGCTTGGACGGGGACCACGAGGTACCGCACCGTCACCAGCACCGGCCACAGCAGCACCCGCACGGCGAAGTGCAGCGGCCGGGAGGACCCGCGCAAGAGCCGGTCGGCCAGCTCGTAGAGCAGGTAGAGCGGCAGCGCCACGCCGCGCGCCCAGGCCATCGCCACCGGGTCGCCGGCCCGCCAGTGCGCCAGCTCGTGAGCGAGGACGCCGGCCACCTGGTCGCGGTCGTAGTCGAGCTGCTCCAACAGCCCGTAGTTGATGACGACGTGCCGGACGTACGCGCTCGCGTTGGGCTCGCGCCGGTCGTCGACCAGCAGCCGCGGCAACGTCCGCAGTCCCATCCGCGCCGCGACGTCGGCCACGATCGGGCCGAGCCACGCCGCCTCCCGGCGGGACAGCCGCCGGGCGCCGGCGATCCGTAGCCGGGTGCTCTCCGTGGCCACGGTCCACACCAGGTAGAGCGCGCCGACGACCAGCGCGGTCACGACCTGGCCGAGCGCGACCGCCCACGGCCACGTCGGGTCGCCGTCCGCCAGGGCTTCCCAGGGCCACACGGCCGCCATCCAGGCGAGCCGGCCGGCACCGTGCACCGCGCCGAGGACGCCGCCGACGATGCCGCCGACCTGAGCCGCAGCCGTGGGGAGTAGCTGCTCTGCCTTGATGGGCAGGGGGAAAACCCAGGTCAGGAGAGCGTCGAGGCGGGAGAGCACGCCCTGACCGGCGATGGTGCCGGACACCACGCCGGCGAGGCCGCCGAACACGGCCCCGATGGCGGCCAGGAGAACGACGAACGGCACGTTGAACCAGGCCGCGACGAGTC encodes:
- a CDS encoding Pycsar system effector family protein translates to MSTALAQEVAAVEAQLARADGKAALLIGLTGAAAVAAPGVITGAHLSAVAAVPGWLAAAAMVGAAGLLLAGVRPALGGGHGFVRYARMSPAQLLQDVDALAGPEESARRLADLSRIAVAKYVRIRLAVDLALVGLALGVAATIAGWAA
- the mobF gene encoding MobF family relaxase, which encodes MTISSGHSVEYLTGAVAGGRENYYTGAVTDGEPPGRWSGAGAAALGLSGEVDPQLMEAVYAHFVDPRDARVTNPDAWAVAEKLGAGARKYATPEERLAQMLADEPDATPERVAQLRLQAQKSTRSAVAFHDVTFSVQKSVTVLHTSFEAQEVAAHRAGDEEAAEAWAEHRRAVEEAMWAGNRAGLDYLADAAGYARIGHHGGGAGQFTDAHDWTVASFFQHTSRDNDPQLHIHNAVLNRVQCADGKWRTLDSRAMHKHRGAAATIAERTMEEHLTRTLGVRFATRPDGKAREVVGVDQAVMDMFSTRRRQITKATQRLVAEFREKYGHEPNALQLDRLQRSATFATRKAKSHEGETNEERLDRWDAQLRAEVADGLAGVARDVLGHATGTAPADAFSPVAVIQEAMAEVQATKAAWTRADLIRAIGRALPDSLGGLDAGQVRRVVETLADAALDAPAPESGKPDGVPGGATTRHGAVSVSYDVDARVPQDLRLDNGASAYVPPGARLFATVGHIAAERALRDSTVTRGRASVPGARARQWLARWAEETGAGLGVDQAAAVEGVLTSGAAVEVLIGPAGTGKSFTVGALAAAWTDPDLWAGKPRRVVGLAASQIATEVLAGEGLDARNITRWLGAQRRLADPQAHASAEDEGWRLHAGDLVVVDEASMTDTAAVEEIRRYVDAAGGKLLLTGDHRQLAAVGAGGGLDMVTGRAATYELAEVRRFRAQWERAASLRLREGDPDAVLEYERHGRVRDGGTVEQATDAAAQAWLGDTLRGKHSLLLVDTNEQAAQASAALRAQLVGLGLVEEDGVWLDRQGTRAGVGDLIQARKIARQLAGYEGNRRGPINREYARVMETRADGSMVVQVVTGRVDGVEQYGDRLTLPASYVRDHVTLGYASTVHSAQGVTVDTTHSVVTSGTSHAALYVDATRGREDNTMYVVTVAVPADSPTGAAQDAERVRPAAVLADIVEGSEPDRAALVEAEESARAAQSMRLIGARLADAGEKLASARHAALFDRLADDGLLTAEQREALAGDDAAPALSRLIHAAEVAGHDVDQEVTATLAGRPLDGARSVAQVLHARLNEQWAGQLAPTGDTFAERVPEIGGEWGRYVDRLAELADDRRRQLGAETVEQAPQWAVETLGPIPDDVVARQEWEHRAGIVAAHRELTDWTDDAQPLGPAPKAGLVEQRASWHAAWRALGRPEADREEAEMSDGQLRVRARAYAREEQWAPAWVGDELAATSAAAARHRQEAAVLAARAAAAGDPMTAETLEREAAERAELAETLAEQQQRLEAADAARGEWYAHTAATRAAAERARAEMTARGVDLDDPDDLVTAEEWLAAQAEAQRAEDPTREVREEHDLADERAARDADDAAAWPSTTARDADTPEQTAPEQEPAAIEQVEPDQPMPDGVPSMAETAAAVMRAQAALHEIQQRDEQERQHRAAEEARRAELAQWREQDTAREAEQDRGYDRSR
- a CDS encoding zinc ribbon domain-containing protein produces the protein MTEVDAPPRCPRCSAPARPGARFCRACGAELSPAAALIPAPRPPANGDQVVTDPPPSARRRRWWPPGRRLRLAIAGGLGVILLAGYAVTSLVAAGNGPDDQVREVFAALADRDGGRLAELAGCAGGPLCHPAALRTGYQPPDQVEILTVAYGDPAAGDSTRRPNRNRATVSVRYRVDGQAHDQAVTLIRDGRGLSRSWRVVTPPGALVDVLSATVATARLAGGEVPTVREATAGDRRDGAVWAPPGIYTLAAVETPLVAARPSTVVIAGERQAVTVNVAVRPEVVDVVTRQIRERVDACAAQPTLQPDTGTGPLSNCPMRAETRYSFTRGARWTVLGYPRVELRQADDGAVTVHTVAPGRARADYSYTLDVIEPRTWTATATTVDISVSGTVSVAGGRITWDG
- a CDS encoding M48 family metalloprotease encodes the protein MFCDQCGAALSAGAAACGRCGATVERSPIPSPRRPAAAELLPPPTTPVAPVDVDQVGDRPHGPGGATWARSTLGRNLTGTGAGLVAAWFNVPFVVLLAAIGAVFGGLAGVVSGTIAGQGVLSRLDALLTWVFPLPIKAEQLLPTAAAQVGGIVGGVLGAVHGAGRLAWMAAVWPWEALADGDPTWPWAVALGQVVTALVVGALYLVWTVATESTRLRIAGARRLSRREAAWLGPIVADVAARMGLRTLPRLLVDDRREPNASAYVRHVVINYGLLEQLDYDRDQVAGVLAHELAHWRAGDPVAMAWARGVALPLYLLYELADRLLRGSSRPLHFAVRVLLWPVLVTVRYLVVPVQARLWRQAEYRADAVAAAAGYGAGLRAALSYLRHSFDGDRSGWDRAVLATHPPNELRLERLERGEHPAPLREDHPLTRALPGWSDRSTVRKGW
- a CDS encoding type IV secretory system conjugative DNA transfer family protein, with protein sequence MTDFAPLPAFDPVPRQAVYLGLDPRDGHRPCWSSPEDSVGIVGPPRYGKSSGLIIPALLTWDGPVVATSTRGDLLRAAGDWRRHLAEQHGGDVYVYDPFGSEPGVTSLHWSPLAGCADPSVAYRRASAMVAVVGRGITDGEHWRAGAATILRAVFHAAAVAGDGRRSMVDVRRWLARQDVREPVDLLQESQSAAASWADDLQAMNLLGERERGSFYSVARNTLDATAEPRVLASTTGPTFDVDRFLSTRSTLFVVGPSHYQAVAAPMIVGLVDSIAQRAAELAAASPLGRLDPRLLLALDEVPNIAPLESLPALVSEGGGRGIVTLWAAQSLAQLRARYGADVQQSILTATTAKVIFGGMSNGADLRDISGWAGEYRETQVTYYAGGVDPTRSPTQPGRLGDRDGGGRQNAVGSLYRPVLPVDALQRTPPLHAWLFYRSDSPLMVETRPAGLMEPFRARAGYTPAGQVPA